From the Mesorhizobium koreense genome, the window TCAGGCGATCGCCGATCTGGCGCGTCTTGACCAGGAACATAGCCTGCTTTCGCGCGACATCCTCGCCGTCGACATGCGGCTGGAAAACCGCCTCTTCGTGCAGTTGACGCCGGAGGCTGCGGAAGCGCGCGCGGCGGCGGTGAAGGAGCGGGCCAAGCAGGCCAAGAAGTCGGGGCGTGACGTATGAACTTGCTCGGCGGACAAAATGACATGGCGGCCCATCGTTCGGGCATCGTGACCGTGCTCGATATCGGCTCGAGCAAGATCTGCTGCATCATCGCCAAGCTGAAGCCGTGCGAGGAGAGCCAGCGGCTGCCGGGGCGTACGCATCGCATGCGCATCATCGGTATTGGGCATCAGCGCTCGCGCGGCGTCAAATCCGGCGTCGTAGTCGATCTCGACCGTGCGGAACAGGCGATCCGGCTGGCGGTGGACGCGGCCGAGCGGATGGCCGGCCTCACTATCGAATCGCTGATCGTCAATCTTTCCGCCGGGCGCCTCAAGAGTGAGACCTTCTCGGCCAGGATCAACCTCGGCGGCCACGAGGTCGACCAGAGCGACATCAAGCGCGTGCTCGCCGCCGGCGCCAGGCAGGCGCTTTCCGGCGACCGCCAGGTGGTGCACTCGCTGCCAGTCGCCTTCTCATTGGACGACGAGCGCGGCGTTCGCGATCCACGCGGCATGATCGGCGACGTGCTTGGCGTCGACATGCATGTGCTTTCCGGCGTCGCGGCGCCGCTGCGCAATCTCGAGCTTGCCGTGAACCGCTGTCACCTCTCGGTTGAACGGATGGTGGCCACGCCCTATGCCAGCGGCCTGTCGGCGCTGGTGGACGACGAAGCGGAGATGGGTGCGGCCTGCATCGACATGGGCGGCGGCACGACAACGCTCGCCGTCTTTTCGGAGGGCAAGTTCGTCCATGCCGACGCGATCGCGATCGGCGGCAACCATGTGACGCTGGATCTGGCGAAGGGATTGTCGACCAGGCTCGACGATGCCGAGCGGCTGAAGGTCATGCACGGTTCGGCCCTGCCGGCCAGCAATGACGACCGCGATATCCTCACGGTGCAGCCGATAGCCGCCGACGAGGCGGAAGCGGCCTTGCAGGTGCCGAGGGCGGCAATGACCAGGATCATCCGGGCGCGCATCGACGAGACGCTGGAGATGATCCGCGACCGCCTCAACCAGTCCGGCTACGGCAACAATGTCGGCAAACGCGTCGTGCTGACCGGGGGTGCCAGCCAGCTTGTCGGCCTGCCGGAGGCGGCACGGCGCATCCTTGGCCGCAGCGTGCGTATCGGTCGACCGCTCGGCGTTGCAGGCTTACCGGAGGCGGCCAAGGGGCCGGCCTTCGCGGCGGTGGTCGGGCTGATGATCTACCCGCAGGTCGCGGGTTTCGAAGGCCGCTTCACGGCGCGGGCGTTCAGCCAGCGCATGACCGGCACGGGCGGGCGGCTCTCCCGGATGAGTCAGTGGTTGAGGGATAGTTTCTAGTAACACGGGGATAGCCCCAAAGGCGGCCGCAGCGGCGATGCGGCAGACAAAGGGAAAAAAGGACGAGGACATGACGATCAATCTGCAGAAGCCGGATATCACTGAGCTCAAGCCACACATCACCGTCTTCGGTGTCGGTGGCGGAGGCGGCAATGCCGTCAACAACATGATCACGGCGGGGCTTCGCGGAGTGGAGTTCGTCGTGGCGAATACCGACGCGCAGGCGCTGACCATGACCAAGGCCGAGCGGCTGATCCAGCTTGGCGCGCATGTCACGGAAGGTCTCGGCGCCGGCTCGCAGCCGGAAGTCGGCCGCGCGGCGGCGGAAGAGTGTATCGATGAAATCGTCGATCACCTCTCCAATACGCATATGTGCTTCGTGACCGCCGGCATGGGCGGTGGCACCGGCACGGGCGCCGCGCCGGTCGTGGCGCGGGCGGCGCGCGAGAAAGGCATCCTCACCGTCGGCGTGGTGACAAAGCCCTTCCATTTCGAGGGGCAGCGCCGGATGAAGACCGCCGATCTCGGCATCGAGGAACTGCAGAAATGCGTTGACACCCTCATCGTCATTCCCAACCAGAACCTTTTCCGCATCGCCAACGACAAGACAACCTTCGCCGATGCCTTCGCCATGGCGGACCAGGTGCTCTATTCGGGTGTCGCCTGCATCACCGATCTGATGGTCAAGGAAGGCCTCATCAATCTCGACTTCGCCGACGTGCGCTCGGTCATGCGTGAGATGGGCAAGGCGATGATGGGCACCGGCGAGGCGTCGGGCGAGGGCAGGGCGATGGCTGCCGCTGAAGCCGCGATCGCCAACCCGCTGCTCGACGAGTCCTCGATGAAGGGCGCGAAGGGCCTCCTGATCTCCATCACGGGCGGTCGCGACCTCACGCTGTTCGAGGTGGACGAGGCGGCGACCCGCATCCGCGAGGAAGTGGACCAGGACGCCAACATCATCCTCGGCGCGACCTTCGACGAAGAACTCGAAGGCGTCATCCGCGTCTCGGTGGTCGCCACCGGCATCGACAAGCTGGCGAGCGAGATTTCGCCGGCTCCCGCCGTGATCCGCCAGATGCCCAAACCGGCGCAGCAGGCCACGATCAGCGAAGGCCGACCCGTTGCCGCGCACGCGCCGGAACAGCAAAGGGCGCACGAACCCGCGCGCGCGGAAGATCCGGTTGCCGAAGCGATCCGGCTTGCCGAAGCCGGTGTGCCGAGACAGCAGGCCGCCCGTCAGCATGTTGAAGATGACTTCCGCCCGCAGAGCCGCATCTTCCCGGCGCCCGCCGCCGAACAGCCGCGGATGGCACAGCCGGCGGCGCCGGTGCAGCAGCCGGCGGCGCACGTCGACCACGACGAGCGCGCGCCGCAGCATGTTGCCGCCGTCGCGCCGCGCATGCCGCGTGTCGAAGACTTCCCGCCTGCCGTGCGGGCGGAGCTTGAGGCGCGGCAGTCGCCGGCTTCGGTGGACCACGACGAGCGCGGGCCGATGGGCCTCCTGAAGCGGCTTACCCACGGTCTGTCGCGGCGCGAAGAGGAGCCTGCCAGGCTGCAGCCGGCACAACCGCGCGAGCCGAAACTTCGCCAGCCGGTGCCGGAGGCACGCCGCCTCGCCAGCCAGGATCCCGCCGTCTATGCGCCGCGCCGCGGCCAGATCGACGAGCATGGCAGGCTGGTGCCGCAGACGCATGCGACTCATGAGGACGATCAGCTCGAGATTCCCGCCTTCCTTCGCCGGCAGGCAAACTGACGATCCTTACAATTGATGATAAAACGTGACGGGCGGGAGTCTCGACTCCCGCCCGTCTTTATGAAAAACTATGAAAATCAGATGGTTGGGAGGAAATCCTCTCCCTTGTGATGGCGTAACACGGAGTAAGAAACCGTGATTTGGAGTATCACCCACGCATATTTATCTTCGCCGGCAATAAGCGTCGGTTTCGAGGGGAATGTGGGGTTTTCCGTCCGGCGAAAGCTAAAGATCTCCGCGACAACGCGGACAGGGCAACGAGCTTAGCTGGTGCGGGCCATGGGCATCGAACTGCACGAATACCAATCGACGCTGAAGTCGCATGCGAGCCTGTCGGGGATAGGCGTCCATAGCGGCAAGCCGGTTTCCATCCATTTCCATCCTGCCGATGCCGACACCGGCATCGTTTTTCACTGCGGCGATGCCGACGGCAGCCACAGGGAAATCCGTGCGCTGGTGTCCGAAGTTGGCGGCACCGAACTTCGCACGGTGCTTGGCGATCCCGCCGGGCTGCATGTCGCCACCGTCGAGCATGTGATGGCGTCGCTTTTCGGACTTGGTGTCGACAATGTCGTTGTCGAGATCGACGGGGTGGAGGCGCCGATCCTCGATGGTAGTGCGGCCCTCCTGGTCGAGGCGTTCGATCAGGCGGGGATCGTTCGGCAGGCAGTGAAGCGGCGCTATATCCGCATATTGAAGCCGGTGCGCATCGAGAACGGCGCGTCGTGGGCCGAGTTCAGGCCGCATGACGGGACCCGCTTCGAGATCGATATCGACTTCGAGAGCGCGGCCATCGGTCGGCAGTATCTCGGCCTCGATCTCAACGCGGACCGGTTCCGTCGCGACGTTTCCCGGGCGCGGACATTCGGCTTCATGAAGGATGTCGAGCGGCTCTGGGCGGCCGGCTTCGCGCTCGGCGCGTCGCTCGAGAATTCAGTGGTGATCGGCGAGGACGGTCGTATTATCAATATGGAAGGCCTGCGCTATCCAGACGAGTTCGTGCGGCACAAGATGCTCGACGCGATGGGCGACCTGGCGCTGGCCGGGGCGCGCTTCATCGGCTGCTTCCGCTCCTATCGCGGCGGCCACAGGTTGAACGCCGCGGCGCTTAGGCGGCTGTTGTCGGACCGTTCGGCATTCGAAATCGTCGAGACGACGCGCCGCGAGCGCGGCCGTTCGGCTGAGATCGTTGCCGTCAGCGCTCCGGTCTTCGCTCCCTGGGCGATCTGAGCCGGGCTGTCGCCGCCGCTATCCGTTATCTGCCACAAAAATGCGCGAATGCGCGGGGATAGCGTTGCCGGAGCGGTGTCGTTATGGTTTATGACGGCGCTTGAGAGCCCGATGTTGCGCCGAAGGATTCTGGAACGACTATGGTGTTGATCACAAGTGCCGCTCCAACCGGCCGGCTTCGGCTGGCGTTGCTTGCAATGTCGCTCGCGGCTCTGCCGATGGTTCTTGGCGGTTGCCAGAACGACAAGGACAAGCTGGCGCTCGCGAATTTCGTCGCCCCGACCGATCCGGCCGACCAGCTCTACAATGAAGGCCTCGCCAACCTGAACGCCGGGCGTCTCAAGGAGGCGGCCGCCAAGTTCGACGCTATCGACAAGGAACATCCCTATTCGGAGTATTCGCGCAAGGCCGAGGTCATGGGCGCCTTCGCGAAGTACCGGATGGGCAAGTATGACGAGGCCATCACCACCGCGCAGCGCTACATGGAGCTCTACCCCTCCACCGACGACGCGGCCTACGCGCAGTATATCATCGGGCTCAGCTACTTCCGCCAGATCCGGGACGTGACGCAGGACCAGAAGGAATCGCGCCAGACCATCGACGCGATGAACAAGGTGATCGAGACCTATCCCGACTCGCCTTATGTCGAGGACGCCAAGACCAAGATACGCTTTGCCCGCGACCAGCTTGCCGGCAAGGAGATGCAGGTCGGCCGCTACTATCTGGAGCGTCGCGATTATCTGGCTGCGATTAAGCGTTTCCGTGCCGTGGTCGAGAATTATTCCAACACCAACCAGATCGAAGAGGCGCTGGCGAGGCTGACCGAAGCCTATTACGCGATGGGCATCGCGTCGGAAGCGCAGACGGCGGCGGCGGTGCTCGGCCGAAACTATCCGGACAGCAAGTGGTACAAGGATTCCTACGCGCTCCTGCAGTCGGGCGGCCTGTCGCCGTCCGAGAACAAGAGTTCCTGGATATCCAAGGCCTTCCATACCGTCATCGGGGGGTAGCACCCCATACCATGCTCGCCAGACTGTCGATCCGCGATATTGTCCTGATCGAGCGTCTGGACGTTGATTTCGCCGCCGGCCTTTCGGTGCTGACCGGCGAGACGGGGGCCGGCAAGTCCATCCTGCTCGATTCGCTGTCGCTCGCGCTCGGTGCGCGCGGCGACGCCTCACTTGTGCGGCATGGCGCGGCGCAGGGGCAGGTGACGGCTGTTTTCGACGTTTCCCGCGCCCATCCCGCCCGGCAAATCCTGCGCGACAACGCCATCGAGGACGACGGCGATATCATCCTCAGGCGTGTTCAGACCGCCGACGGGCGCACCCGCGTCTTCGTCAACGACCAGCCGGCGAGTGTCGGCCTGATGCGCGATATCGGCCATGCGCTCGTGGAAATCCACGGCCAGCATGACGAGCGCGCGCTGGTCGATGCGGATGCGCACCGCGATCTTCTCGACGCCTTCGGCCTGCATTCGGAGCAGGTTTCGGCGGTGCGCGAAGCCTTTCAGCGCTGGCGCGGTGCCGAACAGGCGCTCGCCCGCCACCGCGCCAAGGTGGAGGCCGCGGCGCGGGAAGCCGATTTCCTGCGTGCATCGGTCGACGAGCTTTCCGGGCTCGATCCGCAGCCCGGCGAGGAAAGCGAGCTCGCCGAAAGACGCGCGGCGATGATGCGGGCGGAAAAGACCGCTGGCGACATACAGGATGCCGGCGAAGTCCTGTCGGGGGCGAATTCGCCGACGCCGCAGCTTTCGAGCCTGCTCAGACGCCTGCAACGCAAGGCCGACCAGAATCCGGGCCTGCTCGACGCGATCGTCGCGGCGCTCGACCAGGCGCTGGTTTCGCTGGACGCGGCGCAGTCCGCCGTGGACGAGGCGATGCGCGCCGCCGAGTTCGACCCGCAGGCGCTCGAGCGCGCCGAGGAGCGACTGTTCGCGCTGCGGGCTGTCGCCCGCAAGCACAATGTCGCGGTGGACGATCTGGCGAAGCTCAGGGACGCCATGTTCGCCGACCTTGCCGATCTCGATGCCGGCGAGGAGAAGCTTAGAGCGCTGGAGAAGGAAAACACCGCGAGCCGCGAGCTCTACGACAAGGAAGCTATCCGGCTTTCCGATGAGCGCCGCTCCTCGGCGGAGGCCCTGGCGCGCGCCGTGATGGCGGAACTGCCGGCGTTGAAGCTCGAACGCGCCGAGTTCATCGTGGAGATCGACAGCGAGGCGGAGAACCGGACGGAGACGGGTATCGACCGCGTCGAGTTCTGGGTGCGTACCAATCCGGGCACGCGCCCAGGGCCGATGATGAAGGTAGCCTCCGGCGGCGAACTCTCGCGCTTCCTGCTGGCGCTGAAAGTGGCGCTCGCCGACCGGGGCTCCGCGCCCACGCTCGTCTTCGACGAGATCGACACGGCCGTCGGCGGCGCGGTCGCCGATGCGATCGGCCAGAGGCTGGCGCGGCTCGCCGAGCGCGTGCAGGTGCTGTCGGTGACGCATGCACCGCAGGTCGCGGCGCGGGCCGGTTCGCACTACCTCATCACCAAGGCGGGCAATGCCAACCGTGTCTCTACCGCTGTATCCAGCCTCGAGGATGGCGCCCGCAAGGAGGAGATCGCCCGTATGCTCGCCGGAGCGACCGTGACCGACGAAGCGCGCGCCGCGGCGGGAAGGCTGTTGAGGGAGAACGGCGCCGGTGCCTGATCGAAAGCGGGCCGTGGACAGGATCCACGTTCGGTTTTTCGTCTGGAACTGGCAGGAACCTGAATTGACTTCCTGATTTGGATGGCATGCATTCCGTGCCTCCGTTATTTCATCCACAGTGCGCCCGCGCGCTGCCCGTATGAGAAGCCTTGCCGAAAGGGTGATTGCGTGACGCCCAAGCCCGATAACACGCCGGAGAAGCCGGTAGAGACGCTGACGGAAGCCGAAGCGGCCGCCGAACTGGAGCGGCTGGCGAACGAGATCGCCTTCCACGACGAGCGCTACCATACCGAGGACGCGCCGGTCATATCGGATGCGGAATACGATGCACTGCGCCGCCGAAACCTCGCCATCGAGCAGCGCTATCCCGACCTGAAGCGTGCCGACAGCCCGACAGGATCGGTCGGTGCGCCGCTCGCCGAAGGGTTCGCCAAGGTGCGCCACGCCGTGCCGATGCTGAGCCTCGCCAAGGCCTACACTGACCAGGACGTGGTCGATTTCCTCGAACGTGCGAAGCGCTTCTTCGAGCGCGACAAGGATTTTGACATCGCTTTCACCGCCGAGCCCAAGATCGATGGCCTGTCGGCGTCACTGCGCTACGAGAACGGCGTCTTCGTGCAGGGCGCGACGCGCGGCGACGGCACCGTCGGCGAGGACATCACCGCCAATCTCAGGACGATCGCCGATATCCCGCACCGGCTGAAGGGTTCGGGCTGGCCGGAGGTGATCGAGATCCGCGGCGAAGTCTATATGACCTATGTCGAGTTCGAGGCGCTGAAGGAGCGCTCGACGGCCGCCGGCGGCCAGGACTACGTCAATCCGCGCAACACGGCGGCGGGTTCGCTGCGCCAGAAGGATCCGGCCGTCACTGCCAGCCGCAATCTCAAATTCTTCGCCTATGCCTGGGGCTATACCACCGCGGATCCGGCGCCGACCCAGTACGAGGCGGTGTGGAAATTCGCCGAATGGGGTTTCCAGGTCAATCCGCTGATGGTGCGGGCCAAATCGGTCGACGAACTGATCGCCCAATACCGTCTGATCGAGGAGAAGCGCTCTTCGCTCGGCTACGATATCGAC encodes:
- the ftsA gene encoding cell division protein FtsA: MNLLGGQNDMAAHRSGIVTVLDIGSSKICCIIAKLKPCEESQRLPGRTHRMRIIGIGHQRSRGVKSGVVVDLDRAEQAIRLAVDAAERMAGLTIESLIVNLSAGRLKSETFSARINLGGHEVDQSDIKRVLAAGARQALSGDRQVVHSLPVAFSLDDERGVRDPRGMIGDVLGVDMHVLSGVAAPLRNLELAVNRCHLSVERMVATPYASGLSALVDDEAEMGAACIDMGGGTTTLAVFSEGKFVHADAIAIGGNHVTLDLAKGLSTRLDDAERLKVMHGSALPASNDDRDILTVQPIAADEAEAALQVPRAAMTRIIRARIDETLEMIRDRLNQSGYGNNVGKRVVLTGGASQLVGLPEAARRILGRSVRIGRPLGVAGLPEAAKGPAFAAVVGLMIYPQVAGFEGRFTARAFSQRMTGTGGRLSRMSQWLRDSF
- the ftsZ gene encoding cell division protein FtsZ, with amino-acid sequence MTINLQKPDITELKPHITVFGVGGGGGNAVNNMITAGLRGVEFVVANTDAQALTMTKAERLIQLGAHVTEGLGAGSQPEVGRAAAEECIDEIVDHLSNTHMCFVTAGMGGGTGTGAAPVVARAAREKGILTVGVVTKPFHFEGQRRMKTADLGIEELQKCVDTLIVIPNQNLFRIANDKTTFADAFAMADQVLYSGVACITDLMVKEGLINLDFADVRSVMREMGKAMMGTGEASGEGRAMAAAEAAIANPLLDESSMKGAKGLLISITGGRDLTLFEVDEAATRIREEVDQDANIILGATFDEELEGVIRVSVVATGIDKLASEISPAPAVIRQMPKPAQQATISEGRPVAAHAPEQQRAHEPARAEDPVAEAIRLAEAGVPRQQAARQHVEDDFRPQSRIFPAPAAEQPRMAQPAAPVQQPAAHVDHDERAPQHVAAVAPRMPRVEDFPPAVRAELEARQSPASVDHDERGPMGLLKRLTHGLSRREEEPARLQPAQPREPKLRQPVPEARRLASQDPAVYAPRRGQIDEHGRLVPQTHATHEDDQLEIPAFLRRQAN
- the lpxC gene encoding UDP-3-O-acyl-N-acetylglucosamine deacetylase; translated protein: MGIELHEYQSTLKSHASLSGIGVHSGKPVSIHFHPADADTGIVFHCGDADGSHREIRALVSEVGGTELRTVLGDPAGLHVATVEHVMASLFGLGVDNVVVEIDGVEAPILDGSAALLVEAFDQAGIVRQAVKRRYIRILKPVRIENGASWAEFRPHDGTRFEIDIDFESAAIGRQYLGLDLNADRFRRDVSRARTFGFMKDVERLWAAGFALGASLENSVVIGEDGRIINMEGLRYPDEFVRHKMLDAMGDLALAGARFIGCFRSYRGGHRLNAAALRRLLSDRSAFEIVETTRRERGRSAEIVAVSAPVFAPWAI
- a CDS encoding outer membrane protein assembly factor BamD — its product is MVLGGCQNDKDKLALANFVAPTDPADQLYNEGLANLNAGRLKEAAAKFDAIDKEHPYSEYSRKAEVMGAFAKYRMGKYDEAITTAQRYMELYPSTDDAAYAQYIIGLSYFRQIRDVTQDQKESRQTIDAMNKVIETYPDSPYVEDAKTKIRFARDQLAGKEMQVGRYYLERRDYLAAIKRFRAVVENYSNTNQIEEALARLTEAYYAMGIASEAQTAAAVLGRNYPDSKWYKDSYALLQSGGLSPSENKSSWISKAFHTVIGG
- the recN gene encoding DNA repair protein RecN, whose protein sequence is MLARLSIRDIVLIERLDVDFAAGLSVLTGETGAGKSILLDSLSLALGARGDASLVRHGAAQGQVTAVFDVSRAHPARQILRDNAIEDDGDIILRRVQTADGRTRVFVNDQPASVGLMRDIGHALVEIHGQHDERALVDADAHRDLLDAFGLHSEQVSAVREAFQRWRGAEQALARHRAKVEAAAREADFLRASVDELSGLDPQPGEESELAERRAAMMRAEKTAGDIQDAGEVLSGANSPTPQLSSLLRRLQRKADQNPGLLDAIVAALDQALVSLDAAQSAVDEAMRAAEFDPQALERAEERLFALRAVARKHNVAVDDLAKLRDAMFADLADLDAGEEKLRALEKENTASRELYDKEAIRLSDERRSSAEALARAVMAELPALKLERAEFIVEIDSEAENRTETGIDRVEFWVRTNPGTRPGPMMKVASGGELSRFLLALKVALADRGSAPTLVFDEIDTAVGGAVADAIGQRLARLAERVQVLSVTHAPQVAARAGSHYLITKAGNANRVSTAVSSLEDGARKEEIARMLAGATVTDEARAAAGRLLRENGAGA